TACTGGGTTGTTGAACATATAACTGCAGAATCGCTTGCTGCAAGAAATGCTGATAGGAagttttccttcttcagAGAGGACGAGCAAATCCCAGAGATGTTCCGTGGTAAACTAAAAGATTATTTCAGATCTGGCTACGATAGAGGTCATCAAGCTCCAGCAGCTAACGCTAAATTTAGCCAGACAGCCATGgatgaaactttctttTTAAGTAACATGAGTCCTCAGGTAGGTGATGGTTTTAATCGAGATTACTGGGCCCaccttgaatttttttgCAGGCAGTTGACTAAAAAATACCAAAATGTTAGAATCGTTACCGGTCCTCTTTATTTGCCTAAACGTGATCCTACAGATGGCAAAATTAAGGTTACATACGAAGTCATTGGAAATCCTCCAAACATTGCTGTTCCTACtcatttcttcaaacttaTTGTCGGGGACAAGCCAACTAATAATCCTAACACAGATAGCATTTCAGTTGCCGCTTTTGTTTTACCTAATGAACCGATCCCAAACGAAACAAAGCTTACAGATTTTGAGGTTCCAATTGATGCTCTAGAAAGAAGTACCggtcttcaattttttcagaaaGTACCAgagaataagaagaaagagctttgTAAAGAAGTCAAATGTCAAATTACTGTTAGAGAATTTCAGAAGGCGCTACCACCTCCTAAGGTTCCTCTAGGGCTTCCTAGTCCCAAGAGTTGAACTATGTTGTATTATGCGCTAAGTTCGATACTAATATATCTTGTATGTACAGTGTTTTAATTAACTAAACGCCTTTCTGAGAAAGGGCAGCCCGTGGATCGTTAATTCTTCCTCCATTTGTTTTacttcaacaaaatgtGCGTTTCTAATCTCGTTGTTCAACATTTTATTCCAATCTAATAGTAATTCTTTTGTAGGCATACCAGCTTGGTAGAGGTTTGAGCAGCACCAGAGGAAGATGTCCTTTCGTTGTCCTTTGATGGCGGCTAATGCTATGTTTCGTAAAATGATCAATCTATTTCCTTCCGTTATTTTGAGGAGGACATGCTGTGGTGATGTATTAGCAAATGGATTTATATCAGTGTCACTGGGAGTGATGTTTCTATCATTGCTTTTGATGTAAATGAGCTTAGCCAGGTCTAAATTCGTTGTGTTGAATCGTTTTGATGAGAGAAGATGGGTGGCTTTGTCGCTTGGCCGTTGGAAATTTCTGTAATGGacaatcttcttgataaacAGAGATGCAATAACGTTCCACAATCGATTTTTGTGCAAAGGATCCTGCCTATGAGCTCTTTCCAAAAGTTTGTTTAATATAGGCATGGATTTAGCATCgaatctttcatca
The window above is part of the Torulaspora delbrueckii CBS 1146 chromosome 3, complete genome genome. Proteins encoded here:
- the NUC1 gene encoding ribonuclease (similar to Saccharomyces cerevisiae NUC1 (YJL208C); ancestral locus Anc_1.126) — its product is MSFKNIAVGISGLGIGAGVATYFFGRSSQTPSNVQNGPSPVIGGPGRPSGKLELIGGNVNPAGFFQYGFPGPIHDLESRQEFISCYNRQTRNPYWVVEHITAESLAARNADRKFSFFREDEQIPEMFRGKLKDYFRSGYDRGHQAPAANAKFSQTAMDETFFLSNMSPQVGDGFNRDYWAHLEFFCRQLTKKYQNVRIVTGPLYLPKRDPTDGKIKVTYEVIGNPPNIAVPTHFFKLIVGDKPTNNPNTDSISVAAFVLPNEPIPNETKLTDFEVPIDALERSTGLQFFQKVPENKKKELCKEVKCQITVREFQKALPPPKVPLGLPSPKS